In a single window of the Aquarana catesbeiana isolate 2022-GZ linkage group LG13, ASM4218655v1, whole genome shotgun sequence genome:
- the LOC141116959 gene encoding uncharacterized protein isoform X1: MAYGCQDYEHDFPPVLFSTFRPLPQDKEDPASLSSSDTTLKNVAEPKSEAPKDKDKHGTSNNTPIIHMTLKPGTKQDEHGASKNTPAKDIKVKPGVKLKEQTYQWFEKTQRKKLVNMGQFPEWFHGFVTRNRAEDMLQDKPLGCFLVRFCESHVGFVLSYRGVERCRHFVLNQRDDETYMIEGETSVHPQLEDLINYYCTYPVEPYKELLTTPCSKNSRKADSPGTSRSSPNSPTAGPMYGRIAKPSRGTLDAGTALATSPKDKTRQFPNVKLQVEHQSSLLGWKLPAFPEPNLSPSKEDPEDPLVDYTPFSKPSESPEGADDEENPVKDPTYASVDEFNTYTEPAQWGTPAGRNSDNGHEPIAFYAMGRGSCRGNLDNVYSEVDVHSMPSCGSKAAKSAHTNFSTLPTAINKTSYAQKPSAFHSSFRSNKMSGFPQEQIPITQGKPAKQASKLKTKQQIPVQFDDPSYGKTTVHHVNSSHSPLLDEQENIYERIPDNYPVKVKNIRPPKKAS, from the exons ATGGCATATGGGTGCCAGGACTACGAACACG ATTTTCCTCCTGTTCTCTTCAGTACTTTCAGGCCTCTTCCCCAGGACAAGGAAGACCCGGCAAGTCTTAGTAGCAGCGACACCACACTCAAGAATGTGGCAGAGCCAAAGTCTGAGGCCCCTAAAGACAAG GATAAACACGGGACCTCTAACAATACACCAATCATACACATGACACTAAAACCAGGAACGAAGCAGGATGAACACGGGGCCTCTAAGAATACACCAGCTAAAGACATAAAAGTAAAACCAGGGGTAAAGCTGAAGGAACAGACCTATCAGTGGTTTGAGAAGACTCAGAGGAAAAAGCTGGTCAACATGGGTCAGTTCCCGGAATGGTTCCATGGGTTCGTCACACGCAA CCGAGCAGAGGACATGCTGCAGGACAAGCCGTTGGGATGCTTCCTGGTTCGCTTCTGCGAGAGCCATGTTGGATTTGTTCTATCTTACAG GGGTGTTGAGCGCTGTCGTCATTTTGTGTTGAATCAGCGAGATGATGAGACGTATATGATCGAAGGGGAGACCAGTGTCCACCCTCAGCTAGAAGACCTGATCAACTACTACTGCACTTACCCTGTGGAACCCTACAAAGAACTGCTGACCACACCCTGTTCTAAG AACTCGAGGAAGGCTGACTCTCCGGGCACGTCAAGAAGCTCTCCCAACTCACCTACAGCTGGTCCGATGTACGGGAGGATCGCCAAACCAAGCAGAGGGACGCTGGATGCTGGTACTGCTTTAGCCACGTCGCCCAAAGACAAGACTAGGCAGTTCCCAAATGTAAAATTACAG GTTGAACATCAGTCCTCCTTACTAGGATGGAAACTTCCAGCGTTTCCTGAACCAAACCTTTCTCCAAGTAAAGAAGACCCGGAGGACCCACTAGTGGACTACACACCATTCAGTAAACCCTCAGAAAGCCCTGAAGGAGCTGATGATGAAGAGAATCCTGTAAAAGATCCTACCTACGCCTCAGTAGATGAATTCAATACATACACAGAGCCTGCTCAGTGGGGCACTCCTGCAGGGCGTAACAGTGACAATGGACATGAACCCATAGCCTTTTATGCTATGGGCCGTGGATCCTGTAGAGGCAATCTGGATAATGTATATAGTGAGGTGGATGTACATTCCATGCCATCTTGTGGCTCCAAAGCAGCCAAGAGTGCCCATACTAACTTTTCCACCCTACCTACTGCTATCAACAAAACTTCATATGCTCAGAAGCCTTCAGCTTTCCATTCTTCATTTCGTTCCAACAAGATGTCAGGTTTCCCACAAGAACAAATACCCATAACACAAGGGAAGCCTGCTAAACAGGCCTCCAAACTAAAG accaAACAGCAGATTCCTGTCCAGTTTGATGACCCATCCTATGGAAAGACCACTGTCCATCACGTAAATTCTTCACATTCTCCACTCTTGGACGAACAGGAGAACATCTACGAAAGAATCCCGGACAATTATCCAGTCAAGGTGAAAAATATTCGGCCACCAAAGAAGGCCAGCTGA
- the LOC141116959 gene encoding SH2 domain-containing protein 2A-like isoform X2, translated as MGARTTNTDKHGTSNNTPIIHMTLKPGTKQDEHGASKNTPAKDIKVKPGVKLKEQTYQWFEKTQRKKLVNMGQFPEWFHGFVTRNRAEDMLQDKPLGCFLVRFCESHVGFVLSYRGVERCRHFVLNQRDDETYMIEGETSVHPQLEDLINYYCTYPVEPYKELLTTPCSKNSRKADSPGTSRSSPNSPTAGPMYGRIAKPSRGTLDAGTALATSPKDKTRQFPNVKLQVEHQSSLLGWKLPAFPEPNLSPSKEDPEDPLVDYTPFSKPSESPEGADDEENPVKDPTYASVDEFNTYTEPAQWGTPAGRNSDNGHEPIAFYAMGRGSCRGNLDNVYSEVDVHSMPSCGSKAAKSAHTNFSTLPTAINKTSYAQKPSAFHSSFRSNKMSGFPQEQIPITQGKPAKQASKLKTKQQIPVQFDDPSYGKTTVHHVNSSHSPLLDEQENIYERIPDNYPVKVKNIRPPKKAS; from the exons ATGGGTGCCAGGACTACGAACACG GATAAACACGGGACCTCTAACAATACACCAATCATACACATGACACTAAAACCAGGAACGAAGCAGGATGAACACGGGGCCTCTAAGAATACACCAGCTAAAGACATAAAAGTAAAACCAGGGGTAAAGCTGAAGGAACAGACCTATCAGTGGTTTGAGAAGACTCAGAGGAAAAAGCTGGTCAACATGGGTCAGTTCCCGGAATGGTTCCATGGGTTCGTCACACGCAA CCGAGCAGAGGACATGCTGCAGGACAAGCCGTTGGGATGCTTCCTGGTTCGCTTCTGCGAGAGCCATGTTGGATTTGTTCTATCTTACAG GGGTGTTGAGCGCTGTCGTCATTTTGTGTTGAATCAGCGAGATGATGAGACGTATATGATCGAAGGGGAGACCAGTGTCCACCCTCAGCTAGAAGACCTGATCAACTACTACTGCACTTACCCTGTGGAACCCTACAAAGAACTGCTGACCACACCCTGTTCTAAG AACTCGAGGAAGGCTGACTCTCCGGGCACGTCAAGAAGCTCTCCCAACTCACCTACAGCTGGTCCGATGTACGGGAGGATCGCCAAACCAAGCAGAGGGACGCTGGATGCTGGTACTGCTTTAGCCACGTCGCCCAAAGACAAGACTAGGCAGTTCCCAAATGTAAAATTACAG GTTGAACATCAGTCCTCCTTACTAGGATGGAAACTTCCAGCGTTTCCTGAACCAAACCTTTCTCCAAGTAAAGAAGACCCGGAGGACCCACTAGTGGACTACACACCATTCAGTAAACCCTCAGAAAGCCCTGAAGGAGCTGATGATGAAGAGAATCCTGTAAAAGATCCTACCTACGCCTCAGTAGATGAATTCAATACATACACAGAGCCTGCTCAGTGGGGCACTCCTGCAGGGCGTAACAGTGACAATGGACATGAACCCATAGCCTTTTATGCTATGGGCCGTGGATCCTGTAGAGGCAATCTGGATAATGTATATAGTGAGGTGGATGTACATTCCATGCCATCTTGTGGCTCCAAAGCAGCCAAGAGTGCCCATACTAACTTTTCCACCCTACCTACTGCTATCAACAAAACTTCATATGCTCAGAAGCCTTCAGCTTTCCATTCTTCATTTCGTTCCAACAAGATGTCAGGTTTCCCACAAGAACAAATACCCATAACACAAGGGAAGCCTGCTAAACAGGCCTCCAAACTAAAG accaAACAGCAGATTCCTGTCCAGTTTGATGACCCATCCTATGGAAAGACCACTGTCCATCACGTAAATTCTTCACATTCTCCACTCTTGGACGAACAGGAGAACATCTACGAAAGAATCCCGGACAATTATCCAGTCAAGGTGAAAAATATTCGGCCACCAAAGAAGGCCAGCTGA